A window of Planctomycetaceae bacterium contains these coding sequences:
- the metG gene encoding methionine--tRNA ligase: MPKVQDDRSAGDNCSKCGAAYTPADLIDPRSVLSGATPEVRTAKHLFIELEQLHGFLNEWSQSGEHLQPEIANYLKGHFLGDPLRDWDISRPAPYFGFEIPDSPGNYWYVWFDAPIGYIASTLEWCKRRGERLDDWWGQDSKAEIHHFIGKDITYFHTLFWPGMLKTAGHNLPCKVHIHGFLTVAGEKMSKSRGTFVMASTYLNHLDPAALRYYYATKLGSGLDDIDLNLDEFVTKVNVDLVGKVVNLASRCAKFLSGQNLSDVYPDDDELFTHAAERGDAIAAFYEDCNYNAAMREIMALADRANKYVDDKQPWVIRKDAERSAELRDVCTVTLNLFRQIVTYLAPVLPNLAQQTAELLNAPIKHWSDSQTPLTGSPVSAFQHLMKRIEETQVKAMIEESKEENASEAEATGPTFHAADQWKDAGDALANEPLADECTIDDFVKVDLRVARVIEANHVEGANKLLQLTLSLGGGETRNVFAGIKAAYKPEDLVGRLVICVANLKPRQMKFGLSQGMVCASGSGGTEVFLLSPDSGSVPGQRVH; this comes from the coding sequence ATGCCCAAAGTGCAGGACGACCGATCAGCCGGGGACAACTGCAGCAAGTGTGGCGCGGCTTATACTCCCGCCGATCTGATTGATCCCAGAAGCGTTTTATCCGGCGCGACACCGGAAGTTCGCACAGCTAAGCACCTGTTTATTGAGCTTGAACAGCTGCATGGTTTTCTGAATGAATGGAGCCAGTCGGGTGAACATCTTCAACCGGAAATTGCTAATTATCTGAAGGGCCACTTTCTGGGTGATCCGCTGCGCGACTGGGACATTTCCAGACCGGCTCCCTATTTTGGTTTCGAAATCCCCGACAGCCCCGGCAACTACTGGTACGTCTGGTTCGATGCACCGATTGGCTATATTGCTTCGACCCTGGAATGGTGCAAACGCCGGGGAGAACGCCTGGACGACTGGTGGGGGCAGGATTCAAAAGCAGAGATTCACCATTTCATCGGCAAGGACATTACCTACTTCCACACTCTGTTCTGGCCGGGCATGCTGAAAACGGCCGGGCACAATCTTCCCTGCAAGGTTCACATCCACGGATTTTTGACGGTGGCCGGGGAGAAGATGAGCAAGTCGCGGGGTACGTTCGTCATGGCTTCGACGTATCTGAATCATCTGGATCCGGCGGCACTGCGTTACTACTACGCGACCAAGCTTGGTTCCGGACTGGATGATATCGATCTGAACCTGGATGAATTTGTGACCAAGGTCAACGTGGATCTGGTGGGCAAGGTTGTCAACCTGGCCAGCCGTTGTGCAAAGTTTCTTTCAGGCCAGAACCTGTCTGACGTCTACCCGGACGACGACGAACTGTTCACCCACGCCGCCGAGCGGGGGGATGCGATTGCAGCGTTCTATGAAGACTGCAATTACAACGCAGCCATGAGAGAAATCATGGCGTTGGCTGATCGAGCCAACAAATACGTCGACGACAAACAGCCATGGGTCATTCGTAAAGATGCCGAACGATCGGCTGAACTGCGTGATGTCTGCACGGTGACACTAAACCTGTTTCGGCAGATCGTCACGTATCTGGCACCTGTGCTGCCAAATCTGGCGCAGCAAACGGCTGAGCTGCTGAATGCACCGATCAAACACTGGAGCGATTCACAAACGCCGCTGACTGGTTCTCCGGTCAGTGCGTTTCAACACTTGATGAAAAGGATTGAGGAAACTCAGGTTAAAGCCATGATCGAAGAAAGTAAGGAAGAAAACGCTTCCGAAGCAGAAGCTACCGGCCCGACATTTCACGCAGCCGACCAATGGAAGGATGCCGGAGATGCTCTGGCGAACGAACCACTGGCTGATGAATGCACCATTGATGACTTCGTCAAAGTGGACCTGCGGGTGGCTCGCGTCATTGAAGCGAATCACGTGGAAGGTGCCAACAAGTTACTTCAGTTGACTCTTTCTCTCGGAGGCGGCGAAACTCGCAATGTATTTGCCGGTATCAAAGCGGCGTACAAACCGGAAGATCTTGTTGGCCGCCTGGTGATCTGCGTCGCTAATCTGAAACCGCGGCAGATGAAGTTTGGATTGAGCCAGGGGATGGTTTGTGCCAGCGGAAGTGGCGGCACAGAAGTCTTTCTTCTTTCGCCGGATTCGGGATCCGTCCCGGGACAGCGCGTTCATTGA
- a CDS encoding aldose epimerase family protein, translated as MSSVSSGAEPTVEPFGKTKSGEAVDLITLKSDKGLVARIMTRGATLVQLHVPDKDGKNADVLLGFDDVSGYESEDNQYFGCTTGRVCNRIAKGKFTLDGKEYTLAINNEPNHLHGGVERSLDKVVWKAKPYSNDKGQGVRFSYTSPDGEEGYPGNLDVTVSFFVPADQNRIAISYKATSDQATPVNLTNHAYFNLAGEGSATVLDHVLRLNADRYTPTDETLIPTGKIESVEGTELDFRKPTPIGKRIEPLNDTGAIGYDHNFVLNEKEADQRLGLAAVLKEKTSGRIMRVMTDQPGIQFYSGNFLKGQKGKGGKVYAHRSALCLETQHYPDSVNHPNFPNTILKPGETFESTTAYQFAVEGAEGTAGTQKSAGPVEAKE; from the coding sequence ATGTCATCCGTTTCTTCTGGCGCTGAACCGACTGTTGAACCGTTTGGCAAGACAAAGTCGGGTGAAGCCGTCGATTTGATTACCCTGAAAAGCGACAAGGGTCTGGTTGCAAGAATCATGACTCGAGGCGCCACTTTGGTTCAGTTGCACGTGCCGGACAAAGACGGCAAAAACGCCGACGTTTTGCTGGGTTTTGACGACGTCAGCGGCTATGAATCTGAAGATAACCAGTACTTCGGGTGCACAACAGGTCGGGTGTGTAATCGCATCGCAAAAGGCAAGTTCACTCTGGACGGCAAAGAATATACTCTGGCCATCAACAATGAACCCAACCATCTGCATGGGGGAGTAGAGCGAAGTCTGGACAAGGTCGTCTGGAAGGCAAAGCCTTACAGCAATGACAAAGGCCAGGGCGTCCGATTCTCCTACACGAGCCCGGACGGAGAAGAAGGGTATCCCGGCAACCTGGACGTGACTGTGAGTTTCTTTGTCCCGGCCGATCAAAATCGGATCGCTATCAGCTACAAGGCGACTTCAGATCAAGCCACTCCTGTCAATCTGACAAACCACGCCTATTTCAATCTGGCGGGTGAAGGCAGCGCGACGGTGCTTGATCATGTGCTTCGTCTGAATGCAGATCGATACACACCAACCGACGAAACGCTGATTCCAACGGGTAAGATCGAATCTGTCGAAGGAACGGAACTGGATTTCCGCAAGCCGACGCCGATCGGCAAACGCATTGAGCCATTGAACGATACTGGCGCGATTGGGTATGACCACAACTTCGTCCTGAACGAAAAGGAAGCTGACCAGAGGCTGGGCCTGGCTGCCGTCCTGAAAGAGAAAACTTCAGGCCGAATTATGCGTGTCATGACCGATCAGCCCGGGATTCAGTTTTATTCGGGCAACTTTCTGAAAGGCCAAAAGGGCAAAGGGGGCAAGGTCTACGCCCACCGCTCTGCACTGTGCCTGGAAACGCAACATTATCCGGACTCCGTCAACCATCCTAACTTCCCGAACACGATCCTGAAGCCCGGGGAAACCTTCGAATCGACAACGGCTTATCAGTTTGCAGTGGAAGGCGCGGAAGGCACTGCTGGCACTCAAAAATCTGCCGGCCCGGTCGAGGCCAAAGAATAG
- a CDS encoding Xaa-Pro peptidase family protein, whose translation MSSPNHSARRSKVTRQLKSLSVDAILVSGLANVRYLTGFTGDSSWLLLTGSHAFMLSDTRYETQLAEECADLEVIIRDASRTMNDVIADVCRKAKVSRLAFESDHLSFAQHQTISEHLPSTELTACSGVVETLRAVKDKWELEQTREAIRIAERGIGVVRSTLRPDLTEIQIRYALEAAMRDFGATGPAFEPIIGVGPTGALPHAHAGHRCVGDSPALLIDWGAAVPSGYRSDLTRVFFTAKPTRQMQRVYGTVLQAQQAAIAAIRPGVECRAVDAIARGMIADAGFGKYFGHGLGHGFGLEIHESVRMSPLATQVFEVGMVVTVEPGIYLPGKFGVRIEDDVLVTQDGCEVMSSVPRDFESSIV comes from the coding sequence ATGTCGTCTCCCAATCATTCCGCTCGCCGCAGTAAAGTCACACGTCAGTTAAAGTCCCTTTCGGTCGATGCGATTCTGGTGTCCGGTCTGGCTAATGTCCGCTATCTGACAGGGTTCACCGGAGATTCGTCGTGGTTACTGCTGACCGGTTCGCATGCATTCATGCTCAGCGATACTCGGTATGAAACTCAGCTGGCCGAAGAATGTGCAGACCTGGAGGTCATCATTCGTGATGCATCGCGCACGATGAACGACGTGATTGCTGACGTCTGCCGAAAAGCGAAAGTAAGCCGGCTGGCATTCGAATCTGACCACCTCTCATTTGCTCAGCACCAGACGATCTCGGAACATTTGCCATCCACGGAACTGACGGCGTGCAGCGGCGTCGTTGAGACGCTGCGGGCTGTGAAAGATAAATGGGAACTGGAGCAAACACGTGAAGCCATTCGGATCGCCGAGCGCGGGATCGGAGTGGTCCGCAGCACTTTGCGACCGGATCTGACAGAAATACAAATCCGTTACGCTCTGGAAGCCGCCATGCGCGATTTCGGGGCAACGGGACCGGCCTTCGAGCCAATCATTGGAGTCGGTCCCACTGGCGCACTGCCACATGCGCATGCGGGGCATCGTTGCGTAGGCGATAGTCCTGCACTGCTGATTGACTGGGGCGCAGCGGTTCCCAGTGGCTACCGAAGCGACCTTACTCGCGTCTTCTTTACCGCTAAACCAACTCGGCAGATGCAGCGGGTCTATGGGACGGTGTTGCAGGCCCAGCAGGCCGCAATCGCGGCCATTCGTCCCGGTGTGGAGTGCCGGGCGGTTGACGCGATCGCCCGGGGAATGATTGCTGACGCTGGATTCGGGAAATATTTTGGTCACGGACTGGGCCACGGGTTCGGTCTTGAGATCCACGAATCTGTACGCATGAGCCCCCTTGCGACTCAGGTGTTCGAGGTTGGAATGGTGGTGACGGTGGAACCGGGCATCTATCTTCCCGGCAAGTTTGGTGTCCGGATTGAGGACGATGTACTGGTCACGCAGGATGGATGTGAGGTTATGTCCTCCGTTCCTCGGGATTTCGAGTCGTCAATCGTCTGA
- a CDS encoding class I tRNA ligase family protein: MSERQILVTAALPYANGHIHIGHLVEYIQTDIWVRFQKLRGNNCRFFCADDTHGTAIMIRARREGRSEEEVIADMRESHLKDFGGFSIEFDNYGSTNSPENRECCDRIWSEIRKAGLVVEKDVEQLFDPDAGTFLADRFVRGTCPKCRTTDQPGTTAASVARLILPPI, encoded by the coding sequence ATGTCTGAGCGACAAATTCTGGTGACTGCCGCGTTGCCCTACGCGAACGGGCACATTCATATTGGCCACCTTGTGGAATATATCCAAACCGACATTTGGGTACGATTTCAGAAGCTGCGAGGCAACAACTGTCGTTTCTTCTGCGCAGATGATACCCACGGAACGGCTATCATGATCCGGGCGCGCCGTGAAGGTCGCAGCGAAGAAGAGGTCATTGCCGATATGCGAGAATCGCACCTGAAAGACTTTGGTGGATTCTCAATCGAATTCGACAACTACGGAAGTACCAATAGTCCGGAGAATCGCGAATGCTGCGACCGAATCTGGAGCGAAATCCGAAAGGCTGGCCTGGTCGTTGAGAAAGATGTTGAGCAGCTGTTTGACCCGGATGCAGGTACGTTTCTGGCAGACCGCTTTGTTCGAGGCACATGCCCAAAGTGCAGGACGACCGATCAGCCGGGGACAACTGCAGCAAGTGTGGCGCGGCTTATACTCCCGCCGATCTGA
- the accB gene encoding acetyl-CoA carboxylase biotin carboxyl carrier protein: protein MAKPGENEDKGGSFDLEKFRKLLQLMEKFGVTEANLQNEQESWKVRRGPRTVNYGAAMPMAAPMMTPAPAPAAPQATAPAAAPAVPAEKPAGITISAPTVGTFYAAPNPEEPPFVTIGTVVKPESVVCTIEAMKVFNEIKAEKSGRIVEILVENGAAVEFGQPLFRLEAI from the coding sequence ATGGCAAAGCCCGGCGAAAACGAAGACAAAGGTGGATCGTTTGATCTGGAGAAATTCCGGAAGCTGCTGCAGTTAATGGAGAAGTTTGGCGTTACCGAAGCCAATCTGCAGAACGAGCAGGAATCATGGAAGGTCCGACGCGGTCCTCGAACGGTCAATTACGGTGCTGCTATGCCGATGGCTGCTCCCATGATGACGCCCGCACCGGCTCCTGCCGCACCACAAGCAACGGCACCGGCGGCAGCTCCTGCGGTCCCGGCAGAAAAACCTGCGGGGATTACAATTTCAGCCCCGACGGTTGGCACATTCTATGCGGCTCCGAATCCGGAAGAGCCGCCGTTCGTGACAATCGGAACCGTGGTGAAGCCTGAATCAGTGGTCTGCACGATCGAAGCCATGAAGGTATTCAACGAAATTAAGGCTGAAAAGTCAGGACGAATTGTTGAGATCCTGGTAGAGAATGGCGCTGCTGTCGAATTTGGACAGCCGCTGTTTCGCCTGGAAGCGATCTAA
- a CDS encoding FG-GAP-like repeat-containing protein, which yields MSGEIEKLKSTRWFGWRPFTLLIATIAVAFVAVLLWNGVVSRVPVETLNQQAREALAAGDYPAAALLCDQALRQDPSHVQTLLIAGDAAMRTERFEDALNFFGGVPESNSDSSITAQFASAEVLRALGRIEDAEVTLRKVIQRRPDHLMAHERLAFLLDLQGRRWESTPHLLEQLRQDRISFSTLIRLGTRDSLIPFPEELERIRQTNNARTAVTLAEAVSLLAEQQTEKAEVLLRDVIQQKPDWIEPQARLGRLLADQRISEIPAWRAQLPLAAADHPDIQTTLGLWCIHAGQNEAAFGCFARAATIDPDQRTALYQLGQLSSTEEFRKSPDLAAAGLRCAERARLLQKLAATMSQLSLNRSETTTMMTAADLLQQLGRYWEAYGWCGLVLLNDPTQEEARQQMQALARQLSVTLPQTASDAIPMIDLNLAQFPAPDWTVVSPSKQMLQTAASGTGIYFADRAEEAGLHFTYFHGRDRLEPGTKMFEFAGGGVGIPDFDLDGFADIYLTQGCRWPPETESTEHRDRLFRLDGSGRFMDVTTLAGLGDGWFSQGVAVGDMNSDGWPDLYIANIGRNRLYYNNGDGTYRDVTAEVGISGTQWTTSCLIADLNDDSCPDLYDVNYLAGEDLFERLCRVEGVLRACVPGVFPAERDRIYLSLQDESLEELSGQAAEALEPARPGLGIVAADTDGSGRLSLFVANDVTANAFLVNRTPDDGDELRLLDIGLNAGLAFDRDGRAQACMGVAADDVDGNGMIDIFVTNYFEEANSIYLQMAPGSFVESSRPTGLYQPGLHQLGFGTQFLDADLDGAVDLMVANGHLDDFSYMDIPYRMPPQLFRNPGLGQFQEISQHAGEYFTRKLLGRSVACVDWNNDGHPDLVITHIETPVALLTNETKEGGHWLKVRLWGTDSSRDAVGCFVTMRSGENTWTRQLTAGSGYQASNERVLIFGLGNQSSVDELSVRWPSGLVQTFTEVVADRHLSIVEGHSRLFEEPANR from the coding sequence ATGTCGGGAGAAATAGAAAAACTCAAATCGACGCGTTGGTTTGGTTGGCGACCTTTCACTCTGCTCATTGCTACCATCGCGGTTGCGTTTGTCGCCGTGTTACTGTGGAACGGGGTGGTGTCCAGGGTTCCAGTGGAGACTCTGAATCAGCAGGCTCGAGAAGCTCTGGCAGCGGGAGACTACCCGGCCGCGGCCTTGCTTTGCGATCAGGCTCTGCGACAGGATCCCTCCCACGTACAAACCCTTTTAATCGCCGGGGACGCAGCCATGCGTACAGAGCGATTCGAAGACGCTCTGAATTTTTTCGGCGGTGTTCCGGAATCCAATTCCGATAGTTCCATCACCGCACAGTTTGCCTCTGCGGAAGTACTCAGGGCTCTGGGACGCATTGAAGACGCCGAGGTCACCCTGCGGAAGGTGATCCAACGGCGTCCCGATCATCTGATGGCTCACGAACGACTGGCGTTCCTCCTTGACCTGCAGGGGCGTCGCTGGGAATCCACGCCGCATCTTCTCGAACAACTTCGACAGGATCGTATTTCGTTTTCGACTTTGATTCGCCTGGGAACCAGAGACTCACTGATTCCTTTTCCGGAGGAACTGGAAAGAATTCGTCAGACGAACAATGCACGTACCGCAGTGACGCTGGCCGAAGCTGTCAGCCTGCTCGCCGAACAGCAGACAGAGAAGGCGGAGGTGCTGTTGCGAGACGTGATTCAACAGAAACCGGATTGGATTGAGCCGCAGGCGCGTCTTGGCCGGCTTCTGGCCGATCAACGGATTTCAGAGATTCCGGCATGGCGTGCTCAGCTTCCCTTAGCGGCGGCGGATCATCCTGATATCCAGACGACACTGGGTTTGTGGTGCATCCACGCTGGTCAAAACGAGGCGGCATTCGGCTGCTTCGCAAGAGCCGCGACGATTGATCCGGATCAGCGTACAGCGCTGTATCAACTTGGACAGCTGTCTTCGACAGAGGAATTCCGGAAGTCACCCGATCTGGCAGCCGCCGGATTGCGTTGTGCCGAAAGAGCCCGACTCCTGCAGAAGCTGGCAGCAACGATGAGCCAGTTATCACTGAATCGATCGGAAACGACCACGATGATGACAGCCGCCGATTTGCTGCAACAATTGGGTCGCTACTGGGAAGCCTATGGCTGGTGTGGTCTGGTATTGTTAAACGATCCCACGCAGGAAGAGGCTCGACAACAAATGCAGGCGCTGGCCCGACAGCTTTCCGTAACGCTGCCGCAGACGGCATCAGACGCTATACCGATGATCGATCTGAACCTGGCGCAGTTTCCTGCACCGGACTGGACAGTGGTATCTCCATCGAAACAGATGCTCCAGACAGCTGCGTCTGGCACAGGAATTTATTTTGCGGATCGTGCCGAGGAGGCAGGGCTTCATTTCACGTATTTCCATGGTCGTGATCGACTGGAACCTGGAACGAAGATGTTTGAATTCGCTGGCGGCGGCGTTGGAATTCCCGACTTCGACCTGGATGGTTTCGCGGATATCTATCTCACTCAGGGTTGTCGATGGCCTCCCGAAACAGAGTCAACCGAACATCGCGACCGACTCTTTCGGTTAGATGGGTCTGGTCGATTCATGGACGTCACAACGCTGGCGGGACTGGGAGATGGCTGGTTCAGTCAGGGCGTCGCCGTCGGTGACATGAACAGCGATGGCTGGCCCGATCTGTATATCGCAAATATTGGACGGAACCGCCTGTACTACAACAACGGCGACGGGACATACCGGGATGTCACGGCAGAAGTCGGAATCAGTGGGACGCAGTGGACAACCAGTTGCCTGATTGCAGACCTGAACGATGACAGCTGTCCGGATCTTTACGATGTCAATTATCTGGCAGGCGAAGATCTGTTCGAACGCCTTTGTCGGGTGGAAGGTGTCCTGCGAGCGTGTGTCCCTGGCGTATTTCCGGCAGAGAGGGATCGAATTTACCTCAGTCTTCAGGATGAAAGCCTGGAAGAATTGTCCGGGCAAGCGGCAGAAGCGCTGGAGCCAGCCCGGCCGGGACTTGGTATTGTCGCGGCAGACACAGATGGCTCGGGCAGATTAAGTCTGTTCGTGGCAAATGATGTCACTGCCAATGCATTTCTGGTCAACAGGACACCAGACGATGGTGATGAACTGCGGTTGCTGGATATCGGGCTGAATGCCGGGCTGGCATTCGACCGTGATGGACGCGCTCAGGCTTGCATGGGTGTTGCCGCGGATGATGTGGATGGAAATGGTATGATTGATATTTTCGTGACGAATTACTTCGAAGAAGCAAATTCGATCTACCTGCAGATGGCCCCCGGCAGCTTTGTGGAATCTTCACGCCCCACGGGGCTTTATCAGCCAGGTCTGCATCAGCTGGGTTTTGGGACTCAGTTTCTGGATGCTGATCTGGACGGGGCCGTTGACCTGATGGTCGCGAACGGACATCTCGACGACTTCAGCTACATGGATATCCCTTATCGAATGCCGCCGCAGCTGTTTCGCAATCCGGGTCTGGGCCAGTTTCAGGAGATCTCGCAGCATGCAGGCGAATATTTTACTCGAAAACTGCTCGGTCGCAGTGTCGCCTGCGTGGACTGGAATAACGATGGACACCCCGACCTGGTCATCACTCACATCGAAACCCCAGTCGCATTACTCACCAACGAAACCAAAGAAGGTGGTCACTGGTTGAAAGTGCGGCTGTGGGGTACAGATTCGTCGCGTGACGCGGTTGGCTGTTTCGTCACGATGCGAAGTGGAGAAAACACATGGACACGGCAACTGACTGCCGGTTCCGGCTACCAGGCCAGCAACGAAAGAGTGCTGATCTTTGGGCTAGGTAATCAGTCGTCGGTCGATGAGCTCAGTGTACGATGGCCGTCCGGGCTGGTGCAAACTTTCACGGAAGTCGTGGCAGACCGGCATTTATCGATCGTGGAGGGGCATTCGCGATTGTTCGAAGAACCTGCCAACCGTTGA
- a CDS encoding bifunctional serine/threonine-protein kinase/formylglycine-generating enzyme family protein: MQFRCPNCRNPIVIEEHDESVGASQATLDAITCPSCNSKFSLSAEETTTYIPEKGMSIGHFDVRQVLGEGAFGTVYKCLDTELNRFVAVKVPREGRVSQDSAALFMREARAAAAINHPNVISVYEVGQYGDGFYIASEFIDGIALSEVLKLRTFPPREAGQLMIKLLRAVQVFHDKGIVHRDLKSGNILIDTSYEPHIADFGLARRENPQEITVTQTGKIIGTPAYMSPEQARGDVKGTTATSDQYSLGVIFYELLTNDRPFRATNSRTLLHSILTDEVRSPRSVNASVPKDLDTICCKALEKDPACRYDSVGEMADDIQRYLDGHTITARPAGIGLKARRWCERNPWVAALSVVIGILAVATAALLSREPEVLPPVIRIEAPPVKTHNVRMAFTMSGGQIPGRPVAKWTVVPLEPKAAQPIESEIVRFESDGDLTMPLKPGRYLFVVSISDFGFHEVFRRVPEDPTELSQVYSVEKWSMNAEGEVVLPPVNIWQRELITSGMVKVSGGEFSMGADIEVVSPVHRRRVDDFYIDPAEVTLRDFRATRISSTEFTEDQARMPMTGISWLTAASYAEAIGKRLPLEAEFEFVATNGGTTEYPWGDNPDLIPPTGVISVETNTIDICRNWPIRGLCSNASEWTWDTPAPYPGTQTKAPAIHRLMHESRVIRGAAPEDAPREMAIRVSRFRRRLDAEMSDPKVGFRCCVSDKPLFE, translated from the coding sequence ATGCAATTCCGTTGTCCAAACTGTCGCAATCCAATTGTCATCGAGGAACACGACGAGTCGGTGGGTGCATCTCAGGCAACACTTGACGCAATTACCTGCCCATCCTGCAACAGTAAGTTCAGTCTTTCGGCCGAAGAAACGACGACTTACATCCCTGAAAAAGGAATGTCTATCGGGCATTTTGATGTACGACAGGTCCTGGGGGAAGGTGCATTCGGGACGGTCTACAAATGCCTGGATACGGAACTAAATCGATTTGTCGCGGTCAAGGTCCCCCGCGAAGGTCGAGTCTCTCAGGATTCTGCGGCATTGTTCATGCGTGAAGCGAGAGCGGCGGCAGCAATCAATCACCCGAATGTGATCAGCGTTTATGAAGTTGGGCAATATGGAGACGGATTCTATATCGCTTCAGAGTTCATTGATGGCATCGCACTTTCCGAAGTCCTGAAGTTACGAACGTTCCCGCCCCGTGAGGCCGGGCAACTGATGATCAAATTGCTGCGAGCCGTTCAGGTATTTCACGACAAGGGAATTGTGCATCGCGACCTGAAGTCGGGCAACATCCTGATAGATACATCCTACGAACCTCATATTGCTGACTTTGGTCTTGCCCGCCGCGAAAACCCGCAGGAAATCACCGTTACGCAAACGGGGAAAATTATTGGTACACCCGCCTACATGTCTCCGGAGCAGGCTCGAGGCGACGTGAAGGGAACCACCGCGACCAGCGATCAATATTCTCTGGGGGTGATCTTCTACGAACTGCTGACCAATGATCGTCCGTTTCGTGCGACGAATTCCCGGACGCTTCTGCACAGCATCCTGACGGATGAAGTTCGCAGTCCACGGTCCGTCAATGCATCCGTACCGAAAGACCTGGATACAATTTGTTGTAAGGCTCTGGAAAAGGACCCTGCTTGCCGATACGACTCGGTGGGCGAAATGGCCGACGATATACAGCGGTATCTGGACGGCCACACCATCACAGCTCGGCCGGCCGGCATCGGCCTGAAGGCCCGTCGCTGGTGCGAACGAAATCCGTGGGTGGCGGCGTTGTCGGTGGTGATTGGGATTCTGGCAGTTGCAACTGCGGCATTGCTTTCGCGGGAACCTGAGGTTCTGCCTCCTGTCATTCGCATCGAGGCTCCTCCCGTGAAAACTCACAACGTTCGCATGGCCTTCACGATGAGCGGGGGGCAGATTCCGGGAAGACCCGTGGCGAAGTGGACTGTCGTTCCACTGGAACCAAAAGCTGCCCAGCCCATTGAATCCGAAATCGTCAGGTTCGAGTCGGATGGTGATTTGACGATGCCTCTGAAACCTGGTCGCTATCTTTTTGTCGTCTCCATATCTGACTTTGGTTTCCATGAAGTGTTTCGCAGAGTTCCGGAGGATCCCACGGAGCTATCACAGGTCTACAGCGTTGAAAAATGGTCGATGAACGCTGAGGGGGAAGTGGTGCTGCCACCAGTGAATATCTGGCAGCGAGAACTCATTACATCCGGAATGGTGAAGGTATCCGGCGGGGAGTTTAGTATGGGCGCTGATATTGAAGTGGTTTCTCCCGTTCATCGGCGGCGGGTTGACGACTTTTACATCGATCCTGCAGAAGTGACTCTGAGGGATTTTCGGGCGACGCGTATTTCCTCAACTGAATTCACAGAAGATCAGGCCCGGATGCCAATGACGGGAATTTCCTGGCTCACAGCAGCATCCTATGCAGAAGCCATCGGCAAGCGACTACCACTTGAGGCGGAGTTTGAATTCGTCGCCACAAACGGGGGCACCACGGAATATCCGTGGGGCGACAATCCGGACTTGATCCCGCCAACCGGAGTGATTTCGGTAGAGACAAATACCATAGATATCTGCCGCAACTGGCCCATCAGGGGACTTTGTTCAAACGCGTCAGAATGGACCTGGGATACGCCAGCACCGTACCCAGGGACCCAAACAAAGGCTCCCGCAATCCATCGATTGATGCACGAAAGCAGGGTGATTCGGGGAGCGGCTCCGGAAGATGCTCCCCGCGAAATGGCCATTCGCGTCTCGCGGTTTCGGCGACGACTGGATGCCGAAATGTCCGATCCCAAAGTGGGATTTCGATGCTGTGTCAGCGACAAGCCGCTGTTCGAATAG